In one bacterium genomic region, the following are encoded:
- a CDS encoding T9SS type A sorting domain-containing protein, with product MKKVGFVVIAAILAVSAMAGVHMDKAVSAMTYVTDPANGLYNPVEGLPWVNGVNSPTAAAPALDNQSPSYLGAYFYSTAALIAGMHATGVNTDCADNAIERVFIWNYNSTGHPVAGVEPWWNENTGMLGFVPDSMIMCDALIPWRLDPAMAMPGSVHEIYLEKVLWSMYFLTISGEIEYTPYIAKTLRSIRNNPTFFNGGTGAIKYDNTDNLYLTALWGLVLESYTRSWELYPVRERAIRPPVLDYDWTYESEAAWLYVQAMMSYYFGVTLPGWWSDFHCPPSATMAPMDAARGLERWEYLPIMMFAAISGNTTVAEDLWDDNLDDVTPQQWRQDVRDYFWTGPLFDGTRCVYDPLGRWPGITSHYDIANVEMYMATEDAKYAERIIEVETDYWDPNQWSGDYYVHSGPMYNPTVIWNGLHAWALAHVPSVEITGITSNLPSLGILPYDYNANTGQDHVVTVRVTNTGLVPVDDLVLEFDEVYFSGTRSDMVAAPRIPVGAYVDVTYDVGGPGMAGDHSIDCDFTVASAAHVDYTVIDDDLFINVQDPAQVDVVFCGGSPESAPLNPFITIGQEFEFEVEIWNNGGATIREVEIDLTQSSPYGLILDFPDGTHFSGLVEIAGGTFGSVLFRAIAPLGVGGIIGDDIHVDVDLVRAVDENTRTDIVFGILTDDEEDFDIQYPPLLTVTNINSAPFWLNATNTVDVTVAISNAAGDYATADSIDVYNQMVEFVASVVGGVGGADLPSAAPANIPAGNAANVVFTVDNDGVTENAIVDIEYTGNYHDGNDGGNAEPMASPLTGTDAAGMGIDILAPTVNPVAPVAGATWPGDNVVQIDANDNLSGVNSVTIYLRDEVGGLYWNFATGVWQAGFTRRTFTYNAVSGYWERTLANHPSGEYIMYIDCDDNAGNDMPTDYVPIGDVAYIHIVEIWTDLWRGSIAAPLPHGSTWDYECDWNWAYRCSVMVYNPNAFIVEDVVVDLYSISPYTQAGIADLTGPIDIPALEYIWYVFDVIAPDYNFIDSLYAHTSDGTYDSGKPVAEQITDNDLLIKVEQPANFAIVSTWVEPSEINNWLGDLADDVEDTALVTLRQQFHYYVTVRNDGKDQIDSVRVSPFQAPAMGSIIIRISPTAWIYNFEAGEEQTFEFQVTASAGDPGDCPVQWDQDLGLSLIGASFTAHNHEPGYVIGLSSVIDDRAPIGIQQHPVLVTDDWAIEGTSIPAETTWINMTNTVAFDLWTINPLAMCCGTPYNDRAAVDRILSDPIHYPALLEFWDFSDPDPWDHVQTDEHIDGLMAHTVTEDMIWPGEMTQLTWGLSWDGTYGGTSEGVWWVIDRVFYGDNNNQLIFYGMNSPHVDTFSRVMGIDVSRPECEIIWPIDSVYQNFPETLLVLANDNLSGLVPESVKVQFEDPTGAIYNGTVWGTGSCWFTAHYDITYGADTFWYDTPTPTQEGCWTYSAYSYDIAGNQSLIDQVDFIWDATEPTCDIIYPAPGYYSYTATNIWDQLIEIWALDDTTAGAACVSHVKSVYVAIFDIIDSVWWDGSGWLASGTAYWLPCDPTGDPEVWDYDGYTDMSTVILEVYSYCRDSAGNFGPPCDTLHDVVVDEDKPNSVVTNRFGVELPNMWFVDLADWNTDMQDNFWGDAEDYLTRVDSVRYSVWDSLNNSYWNGAGWDGSSGEIWNTPNQYNWDGGGWFTPDSPPHAPDIDLGIGKELEWRTYFANPGFGYYKVRSKSYDDLGHIEPGFDAQNEKILIFDDCAPVIHPRYPDAGAVYFIWDWVDSFVVYAYDSCGWNMGGGMGAPVDEVRFWIINPDGKYWGWVPILGWRWCDFELSIPGVQVNDSLWKPFNIPLISQEGTYTMFVRARDFNGNTVLNAWSWTITVSGEFITIETIPNDPGRDWYFVDEDFTLRVIAWAHPGVPDVSFAHEFFFGDNMPLPENFSIDTPGPYFAFRGTLDVVGSCDVPVLGLEAFVDAPSSFLPRASTSPIDIIQLVDDDLGGFVMDNSAANGYWDDQGNWMWLHHNRTTQDPDYSGPDPIDTMSVKIVGYQYCRDTDVSAAPGDTNWQPLVIVGNASDGDSVKLEFGNANTFIVYDYSMIVEVQVQGIGVHIFTDRIPLGNGVPIDNIPPQTVGDVTIGAVGGAIRLDWPEARLGSDLGATPEINPEINIVYDVYRFTDPLTDLDARAATPTFVGVTDTFLVDAAGAGDVTTPYYYSVKARDTHGEIVEQMSPDYTAYVGEVDYIIDAGWNPIAYPLPVAGLVAPADYVARLGAPLGDIYAYANPPALWEEILVGPFGRDLVDDGSEDLLAYSAWTGTATWTGNLPADLYIDYNLAIGYNGIMIPLIRDDLIMASDLYYELEGLGLSPVTIARMVPSDGWNDIVVHEGAIYFDFPIYPGQAYLAWVNVAGTWPEYPAHPRPAKSARTVMPTRTSDAIPTPKCGAIPIVGEDKADIERISARAIWGEQEQTCSTDGNLVKIEFSKFEGIATGAEVSVEVVGDDGIYYGETVITVGEDPITVASTLTLAKVAPSLPEQFALHGNVPNPFNPATSIAFDLPEETQVDLSVYNITGQMVRKVVSEKLPAGYHHVVWDGRVDNGRIAPAGVYFYTLRAGDFSAQRRMMLVK from the coding sequence ATGAAAAAGGTCGGATTTGTCGTTATAGCGGCCATTTTAGCCGTTTCTGCTATGGCTGGAGTCCATATGGATAAAGCTGTGAGCGCGATGACTTATGTAACCGATCCAGCTAATGGGTTATATAATCCCGTCGAGGGATTACCGTGGGTTAATGGTGTTAATTCACCTACTGCGGCAGCACCAGCGCTGGACAATCAGTCGCCATCGTATCTCGGAGCCTATTTCTATTCGACTGCCGCATTAATCGCAGGTATGCATGCAACCGGTGTTAACACCGACTGTGCAGACAATGCGATTGAGAGGGTGTTCATCTGGAATTACAACAGCACTGGACATCCCGTTGCAGGCGTCGAACCATGGTGGAACGAAAATACCGGTATGCTGGGTTTCGTCCCGGATAGCATGATCATGTGTGATGCCCTTATTCCATGGCGTCTCGATCCGGCAATGGCTATGCCGGGTAGTGTTCATGAAATTTATCTCGAGAAAGTGCTTTGGAGTATGTATTTTCTCACTATCAGCGGGGAAATAGAGTACACACCGTATATCGCGAAAACCCTTCGCAGCATTCGGAATAATCCCACTTTCTTCAATGGCGGGACTGGCGCGATTAAATACGATAATACGGATAACCTCTATCTTACAGCCCTTTGGGGGCTTGTTCTAGAAAGCTACACGAGGTCATGGGAGCTTTATCCCGTCCGTGAACGCGCGATCCGACCCCCGGTTCTCGATTATGACTGGACCTATGAGTCTGAAGCAGCATGGCTTTATGTTCAAGCGATGATGAGCTATTATTTCGGTGTGACTCTACCGGGGTGGTGGAGCGATTTTCATTGTCCTCCCAGCGCTACTATGGCGCCTATGGATGCCGCACGCGGACTCGAAAGGTGGGAGTATCTTCCGATTATGATGTTCGCCGCTATTTCCGGAAACACAACGGTTGCTGAAGACCTATGGGATGACAATTTAGACGACGTAACGCCTCAGCAGTGGAGACAGGATGTCCGTGATTATTTCTGGACAGGACCACTCTTCGATGGAACGCGTTGTGTTTATGATCCTCTTGGAAGATGGCCCGGGATTACAAGCCATTACGATATTGCAAATGTCGAGATGTATATGGCCACCGAAGATGCCAAGTATGCTGAGAGAATAATCGAGGTCGAAACCGATTATTGGGATCCTAATCAGTGGAGTGGTGATTACTACGTTCATAGTGGACCCATGTATAATCCCACAGTGATTTGGAATGGTCTTCATGCTTGGGCTTTAGCTCATGTGCCTTCGGTTGAAATTACCGGAATAACGAGTAATCTACCGAGTCTTGGCATTTTGCCTTATGACTACAATGCCAACACCGGTCAGGATCATGTCGTTACCGTTCGCGTTACTAATACCGGTCTCGTGCCCGTTGACGACCTTGTTCTCGAATTCGACGAGGTCTATTTCTCCGGCACACGTTCGGATATGGTAGCGGCTCCGAGGATTCCAGTTGGCGCTTATGTCGATGTGACTTACGATGTCGGTGGTCCTGGCATGGCCGGCGATCACTCGATAGATTGTGATTTTACAGTCGCCAGCGCCGCACATGTCGATTACACTGTTATTGATGACGATCTTTTTATAAATGTTCAAGATCCAGCTCAAGTGGATGTTGTTTTCTGTGGCGGAAGCCCGGAAAGCGCGCCTCTCAATCCGTTTATCACTATCGGCCAGGAATTCGAGTTCGAGGTCGAGATTTGGAATAACGGCGGCGCTACGATTCGCGAGGTCGAGATCGATCTTACGCAATCCAGTCCATACGGCCTTATCTTAGATTTCCCCGATGGAACGCATTTCTCCGGGTTGGTCGAAATCGCCGGTGGAACTTTTGGAAGCGTTCTTTTCCGCGCTATCGCTCCATTGGGAGTCGGCGGGATTATTGGCGACGACATCCATGTCGACGTCGATCTGGTTCGCGCGGTGGACGAGAACACGCGCACCGATATCGTTTTCGGGATTCTTACCGACGACGAGGAGGATTTCGATATTCAATATCCTCCGTTGCTCACGGTTACCAATATAAATTCCGCGCCGTTCTGGCTTAACGCAACCAATACCGTCGATGTTACGGTTGCGATAAGCAATGCGGCCGGCGATTATGCTACCGCAGATTCTATCGACGTTTATAATCAAATGGTCGAATTTGTGGCTTCGGTAGTCGGTGGCGTTGGCGGTGCCGATCTTCCGAGCGCGGCACCGGCGAATATTCCTGCGGGAAATGCCGCCAATGTGGTATTCACAGTCGATAACGATGGCGTTACCGAAAATGCTATCGTTGATATAGAGTATACCGGAAATTACCACGATGGTAATGACGGTGGAAACGCCGAACCAATGGCCAGCCCGCTCACCGGTACCGATGCAGCCGGAATGGGAATCGATATTCTCGCTCCGACGGTGAATCCGGTCGCTCCGGTCGCAGGCGCCACATGGCCTGGCGACAATGTCGTCCAGATCGACGCGAATGATAATCTAAGCGGCGTCAATAGCGTGACGATTTATCTTCGCGACGAGGTCGGCGGACTGTATTGGAACTTCGCAACTGGAGTTTGGCAAGCTGGTTTCACTAGAAGAACTTTCACTTACAATGCTGTTTCCGGTTATTGGGAGAGAACTTTAGCCAACCATCCTTCGGGCGAATACATTATGTATATCGACTGCGATGATAATGCCGGCAACGATATGCCGACCGATTATGTCCCGATTGGCGATGTCGCATATATACACATCGTAGAGATCTGGACTGATCTTTGGAGAGGAAGTATTGCAGCTCCGTTGCCCCATGGTTCAACTTGGGATTATGAGTGCGATTGGAACTGGGCCTATCGCTGCAGTGTGATGGTCTATAATCCGAATGCCTTTATCGTCGAGGATGTTGTTGTCGATCTATACAGCATTTCGCCTTATACGCAGGCGGGCATTGCCGATTTGACCGGCCCGATCGACATTCCGGCTCTTGAGTATATTTGGTATGTGTTCGATGTAATCGCGCCGGATTATAATTTCATCGATTCGCTTTATGCGCATACATCCGATGGAACATACGACAGCGGCAAACCTGTTGCTGAACAGATCACAGACAATGACCTTCTTATAAAAGTCGAACAACCGGCTAATTTCGCTATTGTCTCCACATGGGTGGAACCGAGCGAAATTAACAACTGGCTTGGCGATTTGGCTGACGATGTCGAGGATACTGCTCTCGTGACACTCAGACAGCAATTCCACTATTATGTTACCGTCCGCAATGACGGCAAAGATCAGATCGACAGCGTTCGCGTATCTCCATTCCAGGCTCCGGCTATGGGTAGCATAATTATTAGGATTTCGCCGACCGCTTGGATATACAACTTCGAAGCCGGTGAAGAGCAGACCTTCGAATTCCAGGTAACCGCCTCGGCGGGTGACCCCGGTGATTGTCCTGTTCAATGGGATCAGGATTTAGGTCTCAGCCTCATTGGCGCATCTTTTACTGCTCACAACCATGAGCCCGGCTATGTTATCGGTCTCTCATCGGTAATCGACGACCGCGCGCCGATAGGGATTCAACAGCATCCGGTTCTCGTGACCGATGATTGGGCTATCGAAGGAACATCCATTCCGGCCGAGACCACATGGATTAATATGACCAATACAGTGGCGTTTGATCTTTGGACGATCAATCCGCTGGCGATGTGCTGTGGGACACCGTATAACGATCGTGCCGCAGTCGATAGGATTCTCAGCGATCCGATTCATTATCCAGCTCTTCTTGAGTTCTGGGATTTCTCCGATCCCGATCCTTGGGATCATGTTCAGACCGACGAACATATCGATGGGCTTATGGCTCATACGGTCACGGAAGATATGATCTGGCCTGGCGAGATGACACAACTTACCTGGGGTCTTTCGTGGGATGGCACTTATGGTGGCACCTCCGAGGGTGTCTGGTGGGTCATCGATCGCGTTTTCTATGGTGATAATAACAATCAACTTATTTTCTACGGGATGAATAGCCCGCATGTTGATACCTTCTCGAGAGTTATGGGTATCGATGTTTCGAGGCCGGAATGTGAGATTATCTGGCCGATAGATTCCGTCTATCAAAACTTCCCGGAGACTCTTCTCGTTCTCGCTAATGACAATCTATCCGGCCTAGTTCCGGAAAGCGTAAAGGTTCAGTTTGAGGATCCGACCGGCGCTATCTATAACGGGACGGTTTGGGGAACAGGAAGCTGTTGGTTTACTGCTCATTACGATATTACCTATGGTGCGGATACCTTCTGGTATGACACACCGACACCGACACAGGAAGGTTGCTGGACTTACAGTGCCTACTCTTATGATATTGCCGGTAACCAGTCTTTAATCGACCAAGTCGATTTCATCTGGGACGCTACCGAGCCGACCTGCGATATCATCTATCCCGCTCCCGGATATTATAGCTACACAGCGACAAATATTTGGGATCAACTCATCGAGATTTGGGCGTTAGACGACACCACTGCCGGCGCGGCCTGCGTGTCTCATGTCAAGAGCGTCTATGTCGCTATCTTCGATATTATCGATAGCGTCTGGTGGGACGGTTCCGGTTGGTTAGCTTCCGGGACGGCCTACTGGTTGCCTTGCGATCCCACAGGGGATCCTGAGGTTTGGGATTATGACGGCTATACCGATATGAGCACTGTTATTCTGGAAGTATATTCCTACTGCAGAGACAGCGCTGGCAACTTCGGTCCGCCTTGCGATACACTTCATGATGTTGTTGTTGATGAGGACAAACCGAACAGCGTAGTTACTAATCGCTTTGGAGTCGAATTACCCAATATGTGGTTCGTCGATTTAGCGGATTGGAACACGGATATGCAGGATAATTTCTGGGGCGACGCCGAGGATTATCTCACGCGCGTGGATTCTGTTCGTTATTCCGTCTGGGATAGTTTGAACAACAGCTATTGGAACGGTGCGGGTTGGGATGGTTCTTCCGGAGAGATCTGGAATACTCCCAATCAATATAATTGGGATGGTGGCGGTTGGTTTACCCCTGATTCTCCACCTCATGCTCCCGATATTGACTTAGGTATAGGTAAAGAGCTTGAGTGGCGCACTTATTTCGCGAATCCGGGATTCGGCTACTACAAGGTTCGCAGCAAGTCTTATGATGATCTCGGTCACATAGAACCTGGATTCGATGCGCAGAACGAAAAGATTCTTATCTTTGATGACTGCGCGCCGGTTATCCATCCGAGATATCCCGATGCTGGAGCTGTGTATTTCATATGGGATTGGGTAGATAGCTTTGTCGTCTATGCCTATGACAGCTGCGGCTGGAACATGGGCGGCGGAATGGGCGCACCTGTCGATGAGGTTAGATTCTGGATTATCAATCCCGATGGTAAATATTGGGGCTGGGTGCCGATTTTAGGCTGGCGTTGGTGCGATTTCGAATTGTCAATACCTGGTGTTCAGGTTAACGACAGCCTATGGAAACCGTTTAATATCCCATTGATCTCCCAGGAGGGAACTTACACGATGTTCGTTCGCGCGAGGGACTTCAATGGCAATACCGTTCTGAATGCATGGAGCTGGACGATTACGGTTTCCGGTGAGTTCATCACTATAGAAACTATTCCGAACGATCCGGGCCGCGACTGGTATTTCGTCGATGAAGACTTCACACTTCGCGTAATTGCATGGGCGCATCCAGGCGTTCCAGATGTTAGTTTCGCGCACGAGTTCTTCTTCGGTGATAACATGCCGCTACCCGAGAACTTCTCTATCGATACACCCGGCCCGTATTTTGCGTTCCGTGGAACTCTCGATGTTGTTGGTTCTTGTGATGTTCCTGTTCTCGGGCTAGAGGCCTTTGTCGATGCACCTTCGAGTTTCTTGCCAAGGGCTTCGACATCCCCGATAGATATAATACAACTCGTTGACGATGATCTTGGTGGGTTCGTTATGGATAATTCGGCTGCGAATGGTTACTGGGACGACCAAGGTAACTGGATGTGGTTGCATCACAATCGCACTACGCAGGACCCGGATTATTCCGGCCCCGACCCGATCGACACAATGTCCGTTAAAATTGTCGGTTATCAATATTGCCGCGACACCGATGTTTCCGCAGCTCCTGGCGATACTAACTGGCAACCGCTGGTTATTGTCGGCAACGCGAGCGATGGCGATAGCGTGAAACTCGAATTCGGAAATGCTAACACATTCATCGTTTATGATTACAGCATGATTGTCGAGGTTCAGGTTCAGGGAATCGGTGTTCATATCTTTACAGATAGAATACCTCTAGGTAACGGTGTTCCAATCGATAATATCCCTCCGCAAACGGTAGGCGATGTTACTATAGGTGCTGTTGGAGGCGCAATTCGTCTCGATTGGCCCGAAGCTAGACTCGGTTCCGACCTTGGCGCGACTCCAGAAATCAACCCCGAAATCAATATCGTTTATGATGTTTATCGCTTCACCGATCCGTTAACCGATCTCGATGCGAGAGCGGCAACCCCGACCTTCGTCGGTGTTACCGATACTTTCCTCGTCGATGCAGCGGGTGCGGGCGATGTAACGACGCCTTACTACTATTCGGTTAAGGCTCGCGATACTCATGGCGAGATTGTTGAGCAAATGAGCCCGGATTACACCGCTTATGTTGGTGAGGTCGATTATATTATCGATGCTGGTTGGAATCCGATCGCGTATCCATTGCCGGTTGCGGGTCTTGTTGCTCCAGCCGACTATGTCGCGCGCCTCGGTGCACCATTGGGCGATATTTACGCCTATGCTAATCCTCCGGCGCTCTGGGAAGAAATTCTTGTCGGTCCGTTCGGTCGTGATCTAGTTGATGACGGTTCCGAAGATCTCCTTGCTTATTCAGCTTGGACCGGAACGGCAACTTGGACAGGTAACCTACCTGCCGACCTTTACATCGATTATAACCTCGCCATCGGTTACAATGGTATCATGATCCCGCTTATCCGCGACGATCTTATCATGGCTAGCGATCTTTATTACGAGCTTGAAGGCCTCGGCCTCTCGCCTGTTACTATTGCTCGCATGGTCCCAAGCGATGGCTGGAATGATATTGTTGTCCATGAAGGCGCTATCTATTTCGATTTCCCAATCTATCCGGGTCAAGCTTATTTGGCATGGGTCAATGTTGCGGGAACCTGGCCGGAGTATCCAGCTCATCCTCGTCCGGCAAAATCTGCTAGAACAGTTATGCCTACTCGCACAAGCGATGCTATTCCGACTCCGAAGTGTGGTGCGATACCGATTGTCGGCGAAGACAAAGCCGATATTGAAAGAATAAGCGCCCGCGCTATATGGGGCGAGCAGGAACAGACCTGTTCCACTGATGGCAACCTCGTTAAAATCGAGTTTAGCAAGTTCGAGGGAATCGCCACTGGCGCGGAAGTTAGTGTTGAGGTTGTGGGAGACGACGGCATTTACTACGGTGAGACAGTTATCACAGTTGGTGAGGATCCGATTACGGTTGCGTCAACCTTGACATTGGCCAAGGTTGCGCCGTCTTTGCCGGAACAGTTCGCTCTTCATGGAAATGTTCCTAACCCGTTCAATCCGGCAACATCCATCGCTTTCGACCTTCCCGAGGAAACTCAGGTGGATCTATCGGTTTACAACATCACCGGCCAGATGGTGCGGAAAGTCGTATCCGAAAAACTCCCCGCCGGCTACCATCATGTAGTTTGGGACGGTAGAGTTGATAATGGCAGAATAGCTCCTGCGGGTGTGTATTTCTATACTCTTCGCGCTGGGGATTTCTCCGCACAGCGTCGTATGATGCTTGTTAAGTAA
- a CDS encoding T9SS type A sorting domain-containing protein gives MRFTVAILIILFAFSAFGQGEPHSLYGFLQNSDSSIPTTDCISFCGYYGVQSFCFPEDSGIGSVRYLESSGAWLIHTEIFDPAPVHGEEITLFFWNECAEEGANVPVTLDLSYPSQNLGSVTLGLMGIGEISKPEVVGIRAYPNPFNAACTITGANEVGIYDISGKIVRYISGEGTLVWNGRSDLGDDMPSGVYFIKDRSCESITRILLLR, from the coding sequence ATGCGTTTTACAGTAGCAATTTTAATTATTCTTTTTGCATTCAGCGCGTTTGGGCAGGGTGAACCGCATTCGCTTTATGGTTTTTTGCAGAATTCGGATTCTTCGATACCGACGACGGATTGCATTAGTTTTTGCGGTTATTATGGTGTTCAGAGCTTCTGTTTTCCCGAGGACTCAGGTATAGGTAGCGTTCGCTATCTAGAGAGTTCGGGTGCTTGGCTCATACATACAGAAATATTCGATCCAGCTCCCGTTCATGGCGAGGAGATTACACTTTTCTTCTGGAATGAATGTGCTGAAGAGGGAGCCAATGTGCCCGTGACATTGGACCTGTCCTATCCTTCTCAAAATCTTGGATCGGTTACACTCGGTTTAATGGGTATTGGTGAGATAAGCAAACCGGAAGTTGTTGGAATTCGAGCATATCCCAATCCATTCAACGCTGCTTGCACAATTACCGGCGCTAATGAAGTCGGAATATATGATATTTCTGGTAAAATTGTTCGCTATATCTCCGGCGAAGGGACTCTTGTTTGGAATGGAAGAAGCGATTTAGGGGACGATATGCCCTCAGGTGTTTATTTTATCAAAGATCGTTCTTGTGAGTCCATAACCAGAATTTTATTATTGAGGTAA